From Salvia splendens isolate huo1 chromosome 16, SspV2, whole genome shotgun sequence, a single genomic window includes:
- the LOC121769719 gene encoding uncharacterized protein LOC121769719: MGGKASSKSKSRGEKISSKKKSSRRKESKKRSRSYDSVSDDDSLYLEHRSSALKTDHRRRLTKTSKRHRHDSPFSDSDLDSDSSYTDVSDYKTRRSRRSRVVLKDVKRKHRKRYISTTGDVDTTSGRKRKRSGKDHVSKPIKKSSTKNSRKVASSSSGSDSESCSLSQSRSSSSSGDDKLRRNKVASSKVKERLKHRQSCKGKQKHEDRSPSCTSIGRGGDPSFSVGGSDREHFPVDNSRRLRSVITFADQPHDEDESRWEMDPHKEEIVYDEYDYPSPRSIDSNEGGSKMEAGDQTIVSFSDRICLENVAGDKACELGKSGIDDGDHHQSEGCINKSEEKEIDTSVLVAALGGDDLESILRQKALENLRKFHRMPQTRPRSNMVGIDNESNVATLSNRTVDIGENVPIEHGISDYQEMNKRNGLLAMQREIVKLPDSEHVEEKPQMANPSITPPCNASALVECSKGDKNSHSPAAEAKAESGNDVSPGAGVTKASSSNAEPISGEHISGQTKGSSEFEQKTMTVMRGGKLVQVSYKVYIPKKAPALARRQLKR; encoded by the exons ATGGGAGGCAAGGCTTCCTCTAAATCAAAGTCGAGAGGCGAGAAAATTTCATCCAAG AAGAAGAGTAGtagaagaaaggaatcaaagaaGCGTAGCCGAAGTTATGATTCAGTTTCCGATGATGACTCGTTGTACTTGGAACATAGATCCTCCGCTTTGAAAACTGATCATAGGAGAAGGCTAACTAAAACTAGCAAGCGTCATCGTCATGACTCTCCCTTTTCAGATTCGGATTTGGATTCAGATTCATCATACACTGATGTCAGTGATTACAAGACGAGGAGGTCCCGAAGGTCACGAGTTGTCTTAAAAGATGTAAAAAGAAAACACCGCAAGAGATATATCAGCACCACTGGTGATGTAGATACAACAAgtggacgaaaaaggaaaagatCGGGTAAAGATCATGTCAGTAAGCCAATAAAGAAATCCTCAACGAAGAATTCAAGAAAAGTTGCGAGCAGTTCTTCAGGCTCAGATTCGGAAAGCTGCTCATTGTCGCAAAGTAGAAGTAGTAGCAGTAGCGGAGATGATAAGCTTCGAAGGAATAAAGTAGCTTCTTCTAAGGTAAAAGAGAGGCTGAAACATAGGCAATCATGCAAGGGAAAGCAGAAGCATGAAGATAGGAGTCCAAGTTGTACTTCAATCGGTAGGGGGGGTGACCCCAGTTTTAGTGTAGGTGGCAGTGACCGGGAACATTTTCCTGTCGACAACTCTAGACGCCTGAGGTCAGTTATCACTTTTGCTGATCAACCCCACGATGAAGATGAGAGTAGATGGGAGATGGATCCTCATAAAGAAGAGATTGTGTATGATGAATATGATTATCCTTCTCCAAGGAGTATCGACAGTAATGAAGGGGGAAGTAAGATGGAGGCTGGTGACCAAACGATTGTTTCATTCAGTGACAGGATATGCCTAGAAAATGTTGCTGGTGACAAAGCATGCGAACTGGGAAAATCTGGAATAGATGATGGTGATCATCATCAGTCAGAAGGATGCATAAATAAATCTGAGGAGAAAGAGATTGATACATCTGTTCTTGTTGCTGCTTTGGGAGGGGATGATCTGGAGTCAATTCTGAGGCAGAAAGCCTTGGAAAATTTGAGGAAGTTTCACAGGATGCCCCAAACTCGTCCAAGGAGCAATATGGTGGGGATAGATAATGAGAGTAATGTGGCCACACTTTCCAATAGAACAGTTGATATCGGTGAGAACGTTCCAATAGAGCATGGTATCTCTGATTATCAAGAAATGAATAAGAGAAATGGGCTCCTAGCAATGCAAAGAGAAATTGTGAAGCTCCCGGATAGTGAACACGTTGAGGAGAAACCCCAAATGGCTAATCCAAGCATCACCCCTCCATGCAATGCATCAGCGCTCGTAGAATGTTCAAAGGGAGATAAGAATTCCCATTCTCCAGCTGCTGAGGCGAAAGCTGAATCAGGGAACGACGTTAGTCCTGGAGCTGGAGTTACTAAAGCAAGTTCTTCTAATGCTGAGCCGATTTCTGGGGAGCATATCTCAGGACAAACAAAGGGCAGTTCTGAATTTGAGCAGAAGACAATGACAGTGATGAGGGGAGGCAAACTCGTACAG GTGAGTTATAAGGTGTACATCCCAAAAAAGGCCCCTGCTCTAGCCAGGAGGCAACTCAAGCGGTAa